The Bifidobacterium animalis subsp. animalis ATCC 25527 genomic interval AATCCGGAACAAACTCGTGCGTTTTGCCAAGCGGAAGCTCAAGCGTCCTGCCTCGATCGGTTTCCACAAGAACTCGACGATGCCCCAGTTGTTGCGGTCGGCAGACCTGCTCGTTCATCCTTCGATCGCCGACCTCGAATCGGTGAGCGTCATCGAAGGCATGGCCTCGGGCTTGGTGCCGGTGATTGCCGACTCGAAACTGAGTGCGGCAGGCCAGTTCTCGCTCTGCCCGCAATCCTCATACCCGGTGGGCGATGTGGACGCGTTGGCCGAACGCATAGACTGGTGGATCGACCATCCCAGGGAGCTCAACACGTGGGGCGACACCTATGCGCGCCATACGAAGGACACGTATTCGGTGGAGGAATCGGTGAGGCGTTTCGCCGAGATGGAACGCCAGATCATCTCCGACCACGCAGTTTCCTCACGCTAACTGTAGCTGATCGTAACAGGCTGGCCCCCGCGGATATGGAATCCGCAGGGACCACAGCCCATAACGAGAATCAGAGCAGCTTGATGAGCTCGTCCACCTGCTCGTCGGTGGTGGCCCAGCTCGTGCAGATGCGCAGCATCACATGGTCGGCATCCACCTGCTCCATGAATCCGAGCTTGACGGACTTCGCGAGTTCCTGCGCGCGCTGCGTGGCCACCACGATGAAGATCTGGTTGGTCTGCGAGATGTATTCGACGTCGTAATGCTTCTCGAACAGTGCCTTGCGAATCTTGTCCGCCTCGGCGTTCGCATGCTTGGCGAGCTTGAAGTAGAGGTCGTCGGTGAACAGCGTGTCGAACTGCAGTCCCAACAGCCAGCCCTTCGCCAGCAGTGCACCGTGCTGCTTGACGATCGTCGTGAAGTTCCTCGGCGAATTACCGCGCGGGAACACGACGGCCTCTCCGAACATCGTGCCGCATTTGGTGCCGCCAATGGTGAAGACGTCCGCCAGACGGGCGAGATCGGGCAGCTGCACGTCGTTCATGTCCGCCGTGAGCGCCATACCCAACCGCGCGCCGTCCACATAGAGGGGCAGATTGTGGTCATGCGCGACCTGTGAGATTGAGGCGAGCTCCTCACGCGTGTACACGGTGCCGTATTCGGTGGGTTGTGAGATATACACACAGCCGGGGTAGACCATGTGCTCATGGTTGAGGTCGTTTTCGAAGCTCTGGCAGTATTCGTCGAGCTGTTCGCCGGTGATCTTGCCGTCGTGCTGGGGGAGTGCAAGCACTTTGTGGCCCGTCGCCTCGATGGCGCCGGCCTCGTGCGTGTTGATGTGCGCGCTCGTCGGGCATACGACACCTGCGTATTGCGGGGTGATGGCGCTGAGCACGGTCTGGTTCGTCTGTGTGCCTCCCACGAGGAACCAGACGTCGGCCTGTGCGGCATCGCAGGCCTTGCGAATTTTGTTTGCGGCCGCATCGCAGTACTGGTCCTTGCCATAGCCGGAGTTCTGCTCGTTCGCCATGGCCTGCATGCGGGCGACGATCTGCGGGGCGGCGGTGGAGGAATAATCGTTTTCGAAAGACAGCATATGCACTCCTGCTCGTGTGGTTACGTGCGGTTCTGTTGTGTAGTCTACGCCCGGGAACCGAGCGCAAGCACCATTGCCGCGCACGGTGAACGTCATGGCGAGATGGTGAAGGTGGCGGGACCGCCATTGTTACCCAGTGTTACCGAAACGAAAAACCCCGGGATTCGTTCGGTTTGGAAACCGTTGGAATCTCGGGGTTTGGCCGGGGTGGCTAACGCGGCTCGAACGCGCGACCTTCTGAACCACAATCAGATGCTCTACCAACTGAGCTATAGCCACCATGTGTACGTGTCTGCTGAGCATCACGCAACAGATGAAAACTATACACGAGGGTTTCCCTAAAACCGGGGTCGGCGTGTCGCCTATGCAATCGATGCGGGCGTAGGTATACTTGGAGATACACCAAGAAGAAACGAATTCCAAGGGTTTTGGGCACGCATAGGAGCGTGCGGCGCGGGGAGCGCCAATGCGGCATAACTCAACGGACAGAGCAGAGAAGTCCATGAAGTCATATAAGCGGATGCGATGGCGATTGCACGGCCTCGAGACGAGGGGCCGGCAGGAGAGTATTGAAAACCAAAATGGAAACGCAATCGCCGCTGTGTGCAGAAGGGCCATATGGTTGATGCGCGTGGCGATATGAGTCGCGTATGGTGGGCCGGCGGCACCCGGGGTGTGCGGGTGAGTCGGCAAATGTCGCAAATACGGTGGTCGAATTGGTGGCAGTGAATCGAATGCAAGCCATGTGCATGCGGCTGAGGCATCAGGGTGGATGCCCGGGCTGTCGGCGACAGTAAGCCGAGGCATGCGGCAGAGAGCGAGAAATGTGTGCCATATGTGATGGCCGGCGAATGGTGGAATATCCTGTTCGCCCCGTTGTTGAGTATGGTGATGAGAAGCTAGACGGCCCCGGAGGCACCTAGACACTCCGGGGCCGTCTTTTGTCTGCCGTCATGGTACAGTAGACGTTTGTGTGTGCCAGCAGTACACCTTATGTGACAGGAGTACATGCTGGGATATCCCCGAGTTCGCGATGATCACGCGCAGTAATGCGGCAGTGAGAGGGCGAGGGGTCATCGGGCCGGTGAACGTTGGCTAGCTAATCCGATTCGGAGAAGTGGGTCACAAAGGCGCGGCTCCACAAAGAAGAACATTACAAACTGAATCGGAGAATCAAGTTGCCTACTATTGAACAGCTTGTCCGCAAGGGACGCAAGGCAAAGCCGAAGAAGTCCAAGACTTTGGCTCTCAAGGGCAGCCCGCTGCGTCGCGGCGTGTGCACGCGTGTTTACACTACCACCCCGAAGAAGCCGAACTCGGCACTGCGTAAGGTCGCTCGTGTTCGTCTGAGCTCCGGCATCGAAGTCACCGCCTACATTCCGGGCGAAGGCCACAACCTGCAGGAGCACTCCATCGTGCTCGTGCGCGGCGGCCGTGTCAAGGATCTGCCGGGCGTGCGTTACCACATCGTGCGTGGTGCACTCGATACCCAGGGCGTCAAGGACCGCAAGCAGGGTCGTTCCCTGTACGGAGCAAAGAAGGCGAAGTAAGAGATATGTCACGTAAAGGACCTTCCAAGAAACACCAGGTGCTTCCAGATCCGATCTACGGCTCGATCGTGGTGGCACAGCTCATCAACAAGATCTTGCTTGACGGCAAGAAGTCGATCGCGGAGGACATCGTCTATTCCGCACTCGATATGGTCAAGGACAAGACCGATCAGGAACCGGTTGCAGTGCTCAAGCGCGCTCTGGACAACATCCGTCCGTCGCTCGAAGTCCGCTCCCGCCGTGTCGGTGGCGCCACCTACCAGGTGCCGGTCGAGGTCAAGCCCGCTCGTGCGAACACGCTGTCGCTGCGCTGGCTGACCGACTTCTCCCGCGCTCGTCGCGAGAAGACGATGGCCGAGCGTCTCGCAAACGAGATCCTCGACGCGTCCAATGGCCTTGGCGCATCCGTCAAGCGTCGTGAAGACACCCACAAGATGGCAGAGGCCAACAAGGCCTTCGCTCATTACCGCTGGTAATTAAGTCGAGCAACGAAGAGTTAAGGAAAATTCATGGCACTGGACGTGCTTACCAACCTCAACCAGGTTCGTAACATCGGCATCATGGCACACATCGATGCCGGCAAGACCACCACTACCGAGCGTATTCTGTTCTACACCGGTAAGAACTACAAGATCGGCGAAACCCACGAGGGTGCTTCGACGATGGACTTCATGGCTCAGGAGAAGGAACGCGGCATCACCATCCAGTCCGCTGCGACCACCTGCTTCTGGAACCGCCAGACCCACGATCCGGACGAGAAGTTCCAGATCAACATCATCGACACCCCTGGCCACGTGGACTTCACCGCCGAGGTGGAGCGTTCGCTTCGCGTGCTCGACGGCGCCGTCGCAGTGTTCGACGGCAAGGAGGGCGTGGAGCCCCAGTCGGAGACCGTGTGGCGTCAGGCCGACAAGTACGGCGTTCCGCGCATCTGCTTCATCAACAAGATGGACAAGCTCGGTGCCGACTTCTACTACTCGGTGAGCACCATCAAGGAGAAGCTTGGTGCGACCCCGCTCGTCGTCCAGCTGCCGATCGGTGCTGAGAACGATTTCTCGGGCGTCGTCGACCTCATCCGTATGAAGGCATACGTGTGGAACGACGTCAAGGACGACCAGGGTGCCCATTACGACACCGTGGAGATTCCGGACGATCTCAAGGAACGCGCTGAGCAGTACCGTTCCGAACTGCTCGACCAGGTTGCGGAGACCGACGAGGAGCTGCTCGAGAAGTATCTCGAGAACGGCGACCTCTCGGAGCAGGAGATCCGTGGCGCCATCCGTCAGCTCACCATCTCCCGTGAGGCTTACCCGGTGCTGTGCGGTTCGGCCTTCAAGGACAAGGGCGTGCAGCCGATGCTCGATGCCGTTGTCGACTATCTGCCGAGCCCTGAGGACGTTCCGTCCATCGTCGGCTTCGATCCTTCCGATGAGTCCATCGAGATTGACCGCAAGCCCACCATGGACGACCCGTTCTCGGCTCTCGTGTTCAAGATCTCGACCCACCCGTTCTACGGCAAGCTCGTGTTCGTGCGCGTCTATTCCGGCTCCGTCAAGCCGGGCGACAACGTGCTCGATTCCACGAAGGGCAAGAAGGAACGCGTCGGCAAGATCTTCCAGATGCACGCTGACAAGGAGAACCCGGTAGACGCAGCCGAGGCCGGCAACATCTACACCTTCGTGGGCCTCAAGAACGTCACCACCGGTGACACGCTGTGCGACGAGAAGCACCCGATCTCCCTCGAATCCATGACCTTCCCGGATCCTGTGATCGAGGTGGCCGTGGAGCCGAAGACCAAGGCCGATCAGGAGAAGATGAGCCTGGCCCTCGCCAAGCTCTCCGACGAGGATCCGACCTTCCAGGTGAAGACCGATGAGGAGTCGGGCCAGACCCTCATCTCCGGCATGGGCGAGCTCCAGCTCGACATCATCGTCGACCGCATGCGCCGCGAGTTCAAGGTGGAGTGCAACGTCGGCAAGCCGCAGGTCGCCTACCGCGAGACGATCCGCAAGGCCGTCATGAACCAGGAATACACGCACAAGAAGCAGACCGGTGGTTCCGGCCAGTTCGCAAAGGTGCTCATGAACTTCGAACCGCTCGACACCGAGAACGGCGAGGTCTACGAGTTCGTGAACGAGGTCACCGGCGGCCACATCACCAAGGAATTCATTCCTTCGATCGATGCTGGTGTGCAGGAGGCCATGGAATCCGGTATTCTCGCCGGCTTCCCGGTCGTTGGCGTCAAGGCCACCGTCACCGACGGTCAGGTCCACGACGTCGATTCCTCGGAAATGGCCTTCAAGATCGCCGGCTCCATGTGCTTCAAGGAAGCGGCCCCGAAGGCGAAACCGGTCATTCTCGAGCCGATCATGGCCGTCGAGGTCCGCACCCCGGAAGAGTACATGGGTGACGTCATGGGCGATCTGAACTCCCGTCGTGGCTCCATCCAGTCGATGAACGACGCCACCGGTGTCAAGGTTATCGACGCAAAGGTGCCGCTGAGCGAGATGTTCGGCTACATTGGCGACCTGCGTTCCAAGACCCAGGGCCGTGCAATGTTCACCATGCAGATGGACTCGTACGCGGAGGTCCCGAAGGCCGTCGCAGACGAGATCATCAAGGCCCAGCGTGGCGAGTGACACCCGTTACAAATCACGCACAACACAACTTGAACCTGTCTCCAGTCGGCGCTAGAATTCTGTAGCGCTGACTGGGTTCGGGTCCAAAGTGGCAAAAACCCAGAAACCCAGTAAAATGTAGCAAGTGCCTTGAGTGATCAAGGCTTACTACGAGAACGTCCAGGAGGACAAAAACATATGGCAAAGGAAAAGTACGAGCGTACTAAGCCGCACGTTAACATTGGTACCATCGGCCACGTCGATCACGGCAAGACGACCCTGACTGCAGCAATCTCCAAGGTTCTGCACGATGAGTACCCGGATCTGAACCCTGAGTACGACTTCAACCAGATCGACGCCGCTCCGGAAGAGCAGCAGCGTGGTATCACCATCAACATTGCCCACATCGAGTACCAGACGGCCAAGCGTCACTACGCCCACGTCGACTGCCCGGGCCACGCCGACTTCGTGAAGAACATGATCACCGGTGCTGCCCAGATGGATGGCGCCATCCTCGTTGTGGCCGCCACCGACGGCCCGATGGCCCAGACCCGCGAGCACGTGCTGCTCGCCCGTCAGGTCGGCGTGCCGAGGATCCTCGTCGCTCTGAACAAGTGCGATATGGTCGACGATGAAGAACTCATCGAGCTCGTCGAAGAAGAGGTCCGCGACCTCCTCGACGAGAACGGCTTCGACCGTGACTGCCCGGTTGTGCACACCTCCGCCTACGGCGCTCTGCACGACGACGCTCCGGATCACGACAAGTGGGTTGCCACCGTCAAGGAGCTCATGGACGACGTCGACGACTACATCCCGACCCCGGTTCACGACCTCGACAAGCCGTTCCTGATGCCGATCGAAGATGTCTTCACCATCTCCGGTCGTGGCACCGTCGTCACCGGCCGTGTTGAGCGTGGCAAGCTGCCGATCAACACCAACGTCGAGATCGTCGGCATCCGCCCGACCCAGACCACCACCGTCACCTCCATCGAGACCTTCCACAAGCAGATGGACGAGGCCGAGGCTGGCGACAACACCGGTCTGCTGCTCCGCGGCATCAACCGCACCGACGTCGAGCGTGGCCAGGTCGTGGCTGCGCCGGGTTCGGTCACCCCGCACACCAAGTTCGAAGGCGAAGTCTACGTCCTCACCAAGGATGAGGGCGGCCGTCACTCGCCGTTCTTCTCGAACTACCGTCCGCAGTTCTACTTCCGCACCACCGACGTCACCGGCGTCATCACGCTGCCGGAAGGCGTCGAGATGGTTCAGCCTGGCGATCACGCGACCTTCACGGTCGAGCTGATCCAGCCGATCGCTATGGAAGAGGGCCTCACCTTCGCAGTGCGTGAAGGCGGCCACACCGTCGGCTCGGGCCGTGTCACCAAGATCCTCGCCTGATTCCAATGAATCAAGCGTGCGACAGACACGCATGAACTAGCGTTCCCAAAAGGCTCCACAGGAAACTGTGGGGCCTTTTGCGTTGTCCGAAAGCGCCGATTCCGAAGTGGCCTTGCGTATATCTGCCGACACAGGGGATCGTCTACAGTGATGCCAAATGGCAACGGCCCGGGAATGGAATTCACCAAGCGGAGAAAAAGGAGCACCGCAATCCACGAATAACAAAAGGCGCCGCAACAGCGGCGCCCAGAAACGGCAAAGCGCAATAAAAAATCAGTCAGTGGCTCAGTCGGCGGAATCGATGGGTGTGGATTCCTTTGCGGCCGGCATTATACGGTCCACGGCCATCAGAATGTAACCGAGCACAATGAATGCGGCAAGCAGAATCAGGCACCAACGCACCACACCTGCAATGCCCTGCTGATTGACATCGATGAAGAAATACGGGTAGAGTTTCGGCACCGCGGTGTCAAAGTTGACCAGCCACGCGCGCATATAGACGAAGGCGAGGTAGACAAGCGGGAACACCGTGGAATAGAGCGGGTACGTCCACTTCACTTTCCTATGCTCGTAGAACAGGAGCCAATCGGCAACGAACATGAGCGGCAGCACCACATGGAACGTGATGCTCGTGACTTTGAAGTTCTCGAGCGGGTTGCGATCCGGTGCATTGGCAAGCAGCAGGTTGAACACAAAGAACGTGAGGAGAATGGCAGTGACCGAAATGAACTTTAAGGCGGGGGAGAGCTTCACATAGCCGTCGTGCTTGCGGCTGGCCGTCTGCACGAGTTCGAAGAACATGACGGCAATGCACAGGTAATTCGACAGGTTCGTGAAATACACGTAGAACACGTTGTCGAAGCTGCCGTCATACATGCCGAAGCTGCCGAGTATTCCCACTATGCCGAACGCACAGTAGAACGATTGGAAAATGAGTTGAGCGGTTCTGCTCCGTACCATAGAAAAACCTTTCCGCAATGCCCGTGAATTCGGGCGACCCTCATATTCTATGGCACGATTTCATACAAATACTATGTGGATGCACACAAAATTCGTCATGTTCAAGTGTGCATCCACACAGCAAACCGGGAGTGTTCCGCGTTACTTGACGTCGATGGTGTTGAGGCCCTCGGCATGAAGATCCACTTCGGTGACCGCGCGAATCGAATCGTCGGCGGAGAGTTCGATGACCACCGGATTCATTGCCTTGATGGCGGCGTCGGAGAACTCGGTGTGGCCGGACGGCGAGCTCTTGAGCAGGATCATCGGCAGATCGGAGGTGAGCGTTTGCGTGGCATCGTCGATATTGCCGTTGATCATGAGCACCTGACCGTTCTCCTGGCCGGAGACGTCCATCAGCATGCGAACGATGTCGCCGCGGCGCATGCTTGGGCAGGCAATCGTATCGAGCTTGTCGTCGCGAATGATGCGGTGGATCGCATCGACACCCTTGAGCTTGGCATCGATCACCGTGGCGTTCTCGGGAATCTCGGCCAGCGCGCCGCTCTCATCGATCACACCGAGCCTTGCGGATTCGGGCAGATTCGCGAGCAGGGACTCGAAGAGCGCGAGCTTGGCGGCGATGGTGGCGCGACCGACGATGATGACCGAACGGCGGTTCGCGAGTGCATCGGTGATGCGTGAATCTTTGATTTCCTCTGACATGGACATCCTTACTCCTTGCACTGCACGGGTGTGCAGACGGTATACAGATTGTTGATATACCCCATCAATCTGTGAAATGGCGCGAAGATGCCGTGTATTGCCGACGGGCGAACAAAAAAATGCGGTGCGATGACGAGGTGGTGCCGGTCTGAGAAATGGACGCGAACGTGCGTGCACGACGAAAACGGTGTACAACTGTGCACATATGACTGTAGAGAGGTGCTGGCATAATATGCAAGGCTCTATATAGCTGTATAGTCGACACGAAT includes:
- a CDS encoding threonine aldolase family protein — protein: MLSFENDYSSTAAPQIVARMQAMANEQNSGYGKDQYCDAAANKIRKACDAAQADVWFLVGGTQTNQTVLSAITPQYAGVVCPTSAHINTHEAGAIEATGHKVLALPQHDGKITGEQLDEYCQSFENDLNHEHMVYPGCVYISQPTEYGTVYTREELASISQVAHDHNLPLYVDGARLGMALTADMNDVQLPDLARLADVFTIGGTKCGTMFGEAVVFPRGNSPRNFTTIVKQHGALLAKGWLLGLQFDTLFTDDLYFKLAKHANAEADKIRKALFEKHYDVEYISQTNQIFIVVATQRAQELAKSVKLGFMEQVDADHVMLRICTSWATTDEQVDELIKLL
- the rpsL gene encoding 30S ribosomal protein S12; this encodes MPTIEQLVRKGRKAKPKKSKTLALKGSPLRRGVCTRVYTTTPKKPNSALRKVARVRLSSGIEVTAYIPGEGHNLQEHSIVLVRGGRVKDLPGVRYHIVRGALDTQGVKDRKQGRSLYGAKKAK
- the rpsG gene encoding 30S ribosomal protein S7, whose protein sequence is MSRKGPSKKHQVLPDPIYGSIVVAQLINKILLDGKKSIAEDIVYSALDMVKDKTDQEPVAVLKRALDNIRPSLEVRSRRVGGATYQVPVEVKPARANTLSLRWLTDFSRARREKTMAERLANEILDASNGLGASVKRREDTHKMAEANKAFAHYRW
- the fusA gene encoding elongation factor G, whose amino-acid sequence is MALDVLTNLNQVRNIGIMAHIDAGKTTTTERILFYTGKNYKIGETHEGASTMDFMAQEKERGITIQSAATTCFWNRQTHDPDEKFQINIIDTPGHVDFTAEVERSLRVLDGAVAVFDGKEGVEPQSETVWRQADKYGVPRICFINKMDKLGADFYYSVSTIKEKLGATPLVVQLPIGAENDFSGVVDLIRMKAYVWNDVKDDQGAHYDTVEIPDDLKERAEQYRSELLDQVAETDEELLEKYLENGDLSEQEIRGAIRQLTISREAYPVLCGSAFKDKGVQPMLDAVVDYLPSPEDVPSIVGFDPSDESIEIDRKPTMDDPFSALVFKISTHPFYGKLVFVRVYSGSVKPGDNVLDSTKGKKERVGKIFQMHADKENPVDAAEAGNIYTFVGLKNVTTGDTLCDEKHPISLESMTFPDPVIEVAVEPKTKADQEKMSLALAKLSDEDPTFQVKTDEESGQTLISGMGELQLDIIVDRMRREFKVECNVGKPQVAYRETIRKAVMNQEYTHKKQTGGSGQFAKVLMNFEPLDTENGEVYEFVNEVTGGHITKEFIPSIDAGVQEAMESGILAGFPVVGVKATVTDGQVHDVDSSEMAFKIAGSMCFKEAAPKAKPVILEPIMAVEVRTPEEYMGDVMGDLNSRRGSIQSMNDATGVKVIDAKVPLSEMFGYIGDLRSKTQGRAMFTMQMDSYAEVPKAVADEIIKAQRGE
- the tuf gene encoding elongation factor Tu, with the protein product MAKEKYERTKPHVNIGTIGHVDHGKTTLTAAISKVLHDEYPDLNPEYDFNQIDAAPEEQQRGITINIAHIEYQTAKRHYAHVDCPGHADFVKNMITGAAQMDGAILVVAATDGPMAQTREHVLLARQVGVPRILVALNKCDMVDDEELIELVEEEVRDLLDENGFDRDCPVVHTSAYGALHDDAPDHDKWVATVKELMDDVDDYIPTPVHDLDKPFLMPIEDVFTISGRGTVVTGRVERGKLPINTNVEIVGIRPTQTTTVTSIETFHKQMDEAEAGDNTGLLLRGINRTDVERGQVVAAPGSVTPHTKFEGEVYVLTKDEGGRHSPFFSNYRPQFYFRTTDVTGVITLPEGVEMVQPGDHATFTVELIQPIAMEEGLTFAVREGGHTVGSGRVTKILA
- a CDS encoding Pr6Pr family membrane protein; translation: MVRSRTAQLIFQSFYCAFGIVGILGSFGMYDGSFDNVFYVYFTNLSNYLCIAVMFFELVQTASRKHDGYVKLSPALKFISVTAILLTFFVFNLLLANAPDRNPLENFKVTSITFHVVLPLMFVADWLLFYEHRKVKWTYPLYSTVFPLVYLAFVYMRAWLVNFDTAVPKLYPYFFIDVNQQGIAGVVRWCLILLAAFIVLGYILMAVDRIMPAAKESTPIDSAD